Within Nitrospirota bacterium, the genomic segment AGCCAGGTCGCACAGAATTCCGGTAAGGCGGCGACGCTGGCGCAAGAGACGGTGCAGACCGCGAAGAACGGCGGGTCGGTGGTAGCCGACACAATTTCCGGCATGCAACATCTGTCGGAAGCTGTTTCCAACTCGGCGACGATCATTGCCGAGCTGGGCAAGTCGTCCGATCAAATCGGGGAAATCGTGCGCGTCATTGAAGATATCGCCGATCAGACCAATTTGCTGGCGTTGAACGCGGCGATCGAAGCCGCCCGCGCCGGCGAACAGGGACGGGGATTCGCCGTCGTCGCCGACGAAGTCCGCAAGTTGGCGGAACGGACGACCAAAGCGACGAAGGAAATCGGCGATATGATCCGGCAGATTCAACACGATACCCGCGGCGCGGTCGATTCGATGCAGCAGGGAACGCAGAAAGTCAGTGGCGGTGTCGAACTGGTCAACAAGACCGGCGAAGCGCTCACCCGGATCGTGCAGATGGTGTCCGAAAGCGCGGATATGATTCGCCAGATTGCCGTGGCCTCAGAAGAGCAGTCGGTGGCCACGCAGCAAATCGCCAACGACATTGAGAATGTCGCGAAGGTGACGAAGGAATCCGCGTCAGGCGCCAATGAGTCGGCCAAAGCGAGCCATGACCTCAGCCAGTTGGCCGTTGAGCTGCAAGGGATTGTGGGATCGTTCAAGGTGTGACGAGCAGAATTCATCCTGAGCACTGGACGCCGCTGTGATAGGCGTCCAGTGCGGACTGAAGAGTTCGAAAGGAAACACGTGCAGTATTATTTCAGTCGCCTGTCGATGCAGTGGAAATTGCTCGCGCTGGCTGGTCCATTCATCGTGGCGTTGTCCGTCGTCTTCACCGGCATGTATATGGGCCTTCAAGAAGTGAAGGTGGCCGGTCCGATTTATTCCGAGATCGTGATGACAAAGGACCTGGTAGCCGACGTCTTGCCTCCCCCGGAGTATTTGATCGAATCCTATCTGGTGGCACTGGAAATGTTGCTGGTGCAGGACCGTACGCAACTCATCGGCCTCGTGTCCAAGAGTAAACAATTGGGGGAAGAGTTTGAGTCCCGTCACAGCTTCTGGGTGAACGTACTTCCTGAGGGCGAGATCAAGGCGCGGCTGACGGTTGCCTCCTATCAGCAGGGGAAGGCGTTCTTAGCCGTGCGCGACAACGACTATATTCCTGCCTTGCTCGCCGGAGATGTGAGTAAAGCGCGCGCGCTCGCAGCCGGCATGCTGCATAGCACGTACAATGAACATCGTCTGGCCATTGACCAGGTCATTGCGCTGGCCGTGCCCTGGCAGCATCGATTGGAAGAACAGGCCGGCAACCGTGTCCAGCAGCACGTGCGTCAGTCGATGCTGTTGGGGGTGGGATTCGGGGCGATCGCCATGATCGTCGGATTCTTCGTCGCCCGGTCGATCATACAACCGCTTCATGGACTCATGGCGGCATTCGGCCGATTTGCGAAGGGCGATCTGAGTCAGCGGGTGCCGGTACATGGTGATGACGAAGTTGCTGGTCTATCCAGATCCTTCAATCTTT encodes:
- a CDS encoding methyl-accepting chemotaxis protein, which codes for SQVAQNSGKAATLAQETVQTAKNGGSVVADTISGMQHLSEAVSNSATIIAELGKSSDQIGEIVRVIEDIADQTNLLALNAAIEAARAGEQGRGFAVVADEVRKLAERTTKATKEIGDMIRQIQHDTRGAVDSMQQGTQKVSGGVELVNKTGEALTRIVQMVSESADMIRQIAVASEEQSVATQQIANDIENVAKVTKESASGANESAKASHDLSQLAVELQGIVGSFKV
- a CDS encoding methyl-accepting chemotaxis protein → MQYYFSRLSMQWKLLALAGPFIVALSVVFTGMYMGLQEVKVAGPIYSEIVMTKDLVADVLPPPEYLIESYLVALEMLLVQDRTQLIGLVSKSKQLGEEFESRHSFWVNVLPEGEIKARLTVASYQQGKAFLAVRDNDYIPALLAGDVSKARALAAGMLHSTYNEHRLAIDQVIALAVPWQHRLEEQAGNRVQQHVRQSMLLGVGFGAIAMIVGFFVARSIIQPLHGLMAAFGRFAKGDLSQRVPVHGDDEVAGLSRSFNLCSEKLQDMIGKVAHVTDKVASASVELSATAEEISRGTDTLTSRAAQTAAAVEEMTSTVSQVAQNSGKAATLAQETVQTAKNGGSVVADTISGMQHLSEAVSNSAT